In Chitinivibrionales bacterium, the genomic window GTGCGACCAGCAGCCTGCCGTCGGGCCTCATGATGATGCTCGGGTGCGCGTGGTCGTCGAGATCGTAGTTGGTGCGGATGACATGCGTGAGCGTGTCGCCGGTTTCGTGATCGTAGGACGCCACGGCGACGGTGCCGGCATTGGATATCCAGCCGATATAGGTCCGTTTATGAATTCCCTCGTAGTAAACCGCCTTGGGCTCGCCGTACCATGTCCAGACGCCGTTGGTGGTTATGTTCGAGAAACTCGCGCCCGGCTGCGGAAGCGCGGCGCCCGTCCGGCCCGCCACAAAAAGCGCGAATACCGCCGCACCAGCGCACAGCGCGAAAACCTTGCGGAACATCATGAGATCCCCCTTTACTATTTCGGAACGAACACGCTCCCTTCGGTCCTGGTTTGCCCATTGTCAAGATCAATAATATAGGCGCCCGAGACGGCGCGCATCGCGGCAAACGGTATGGTCGCATAGCCGCGATTCATGGCGCGAACCAATGGAGTAAGGTTAGCCATAAGTTTGCCATTCAGCGAATACACCTTGCACGACGCCTTTGCCGGATCTGTCAGGTAGAAGGTCACGCCCGCGCCGTTGCACACCATTCCGTGCGGCGCAATTGTTGACCGGGCGGCAGGCTGCACGGCAGTGGTCGGGAGCGATTCGCCGTCCTTGTACGGGAATATACGCACGGCGCAGTTATAACCGTCCGGGCTCATGCTCGTGTAAACGCCGTTGAGCCACATGCAGTCCACCTTCATGTTGGGTTTGTGGTTGCGCGGAACGCAGGGCAGCATGTTCTTGTTTGCCGAACCGCGGGTGATGGCGAGGCTGTCCCACGTGATGCCGCCGTCATTGGTGGTCCACCGTTCGAGTTCGTGCACCGCGTCCACCGTTGTCCAGTCGGACGCCTTGATGGTCTTGTAATTGGCAACGGAGGTGTCCATGAGATTGAACGGCGTGCCGGAGGGTTTCAACAACTGCCGGCACAGGTAAATGTTGCGCGCGTCGTCGTGATCAAAGGTGAGGCCGGCAAAGAACCCGCTCTGGGCGCCGCGATACGCCCCGCTGTTGACAAGCGGACGCTTGTACCATGATGTTCCGGTCCAGCGGACGTACCAGTACTCATAAACCGACGTGTCGAGGAAGGAACAGTAAAGGATCACGGGATTGTTGTTCGCGTCGATTGCTATGTCGCAGGCGGTGCCGCTGAATCCGGCTCCATACGCGTATGCATAGAAAACTGTGTCGAGTTGTGTGTTGAGAATGGGCAGGGTGGCCATTGTAGCAAGCACGTGGTTGTCATCCGCGTAAAATGTCCCGTTGCTGTATTTCACGAAATAATCGGGACGACCTTTTCCGTCTCCCTCTCGGTTCTGGTATTCAATGGATATATATATTTCGGAAAGCCCATCGGTCGCATATTTGAGATAGGGCTTGTATGCGCTGCCCACATACAAGTACAACCGTTTTTTTGCGCTCCACGTTACCCCCCAGTCGTCGCTGGTGCAGAAGGCGGGACAGTAATTGTCCGTTTCCCCGGCGTATTGCGTATTGTCACGGTAGAAAATGTAAAACCGGCCCTGGGTTCCTTCGTTCTTGAGGAATACCGCGTTCGGATAGCAGTAGCCGCCGTTGCCGCCCGGGTAATAGGGACCATTCCAGCCGGAAGTGAGGTCTTCGGGATTCTTCATGATATATTCCGTTACCTCATTGCCGTCATGTCCTGTACAAAAGAGAATAAGCCTGCCGTCCGGCCGCATGATGATGGAGGGATGGTCGTGGTCGTCGCCGCCGTAGGGCATGTGCGGCATGATCACCGAGAGCGTCTCCTTCGTGTCGTGGTCGTAATAGCCTACCTGCTTGTCGCCGGTGCTTTTGTTCCAGGCCATGTAGGTGCGGCGGTGCGTTCCCTCAAAGTAAACCGCCTTGGGCTCGCCGTACCAGGTCCACATGGCATCGTTTGACATGGCCGCAAATTGCTCGCCGGGCTTGGGGATGGCCTGGGCATGGGAAGGCGAAACGAACGCCAGCAGCGTGAGTGCGCCCGCATACAAACCAACAACCTTGAAAAGTGACATGACGACCTCCTTGGTTACCGTAGAATAAAGATGCTTTTTTCGATTCGTTCTTGCCCGTTGTCAAGCATTAAAATACATGATCCGGACGCCGCACGCAGGGAATTGAAGGAGAGGCGCGCCCTGCCCGGCGTCATGCCGCGAACCAGCGGCGTGAGATCGGCGATCATCCTGCCGCCGGGAGAGTAGAGAACGCAGGCCGCACGCTCCGGACGCACGAGAACAAACGACAGGCCCGTCCGCGAACATAGCGCACCTTCGGCACGCTGCGGTCTGGTTGGAACGGGCTCCGCCGCGGTCGTCGGCAGCGCTTCGCCGTTCTTCCAGGGAAATACTCTTACGGCGCAGTTGTAACCGCTCGGATCCATGGCGGTGTATACGCCGTTGAGCCACATGCAGTCGATCTTCATGTTGGGCTTGTGGTTGCGCGGCACGCACGGCAGCATGTTCTTATTGAGCGAACCCCGGGTGATGGCGATGCTGTCCCAGGTGACGCCGCCGTCGCCGGTTGTCCATCTGTCAAGCTCGTGCACCGTGTCGACGGTCACCCAGGCCGCGGCCGAAAGGGTTTTGTAATTGGCGACCGAGGTGTCCATGAGATTGAAGGCCGTGCCGGCCGGCCTGAGCAGCTGCCTGCACAGGTAAATATTATCCGGGTTCTCGTGGTCGAAGGTGAGGCCGGCAAAAAAGCCGCTCTGCGCGCCCCGGTACGCGCCGCTGTTGATGAGCGGCCGCTTGAACCAGGAGGAGCCGGTCCAGCGCTCATACCAGTATTCGTACAGGGTGGTGCTCTGGAACGAGCAGAACAAAATCACCGGATTGTTCGTAGCGTCGTAGGCGATGTCGCAGCAGGTGTTGCTGAAACCGGCGCCGTAGGTGTACGAGTAGAAAATGGTGTCGAGCTGCGTGTTGATCACCGGCAGTTTGTCGATGGTGGTGATGACCGAATTGTCGGCGTTGTAGAAGGTCCCGTTGTTGTATTTCATGTAATAAACCGGCCGCGACTTACCGTCGCCTTCACGGTTCTGATATTCTATGCAGATATGGATCGTCGAAAGCCCGTCAGACGCGTACTTGAGATACGGCTTGTATGCGCTGCCGACGTACAGGTACAACCGCTTCTTTGCACTCCACGTTACTCCCCAGTCGTCGCTGGTGCAGAATGCCGGGCAGTAATTGTCAGTTTCTCCGGCATATTGAGTGTTGTCACGGTAGAAAATGTAGAAACGCCCCTGTGTCCCTTCGTTCTTGAGAAACACCGCGTTGCAATAGCAGTACCCGCCGTTTCCGCCCGGATAATAGGGGCCGTCCCATGAAGTGATGTCTTCCGGGTTTTTGGTAATGTATTCGGTCACCTCTCCGCCGTCGTGGCCGGTGCAGAAGATGAGCATCCTGCCGTCCGGCCGGAAGATGATGGCCGGATGGTTGTGGTCGCTGCCGTTATAGGGCATCTTCGGGGTGAAGGTCGTGAACGTATCGCCCGTCTCGTGGTCGTACCAGCCCACGCCCTTGGCGCCGGTGCTTGTGTTCCAACTCATGTAGGTGCGTTTGTGCGTTCCCTCGTAGTACACCGCCTTCGGTTCGCCGTACCAGGTCCACATGCCGTCCATGGAAATGGCGCCGAATTGTTCCCCGGGCTTGGGGATCGCCTGCGCGGGGGAGTTGACATATGCGATAAACACGGCGGCGCATGCTGACGCGAGAATCAGGAATTTATTACGTACCTTCATGAGCGCTCCTTTTATCAGGGAATAATGATCCTGTCCGCAATTGAATATTGTCCATTCTCAAATCTCAGCAGGTAAACGCCCTTTGGAACCGAAAGGGATGAAAATGCTATGAATGACGTACCGGATGCCATTCTGCGGACTAGCGGCGTGAGGCTTTTCGCGAGCTTTCCGTTGAGCGAATACAGCGTGAACGACGAGCGTTGCGGATTTACAAGAGTGAATGAGATTCCGGTCCTGCTCAAGGTAAAACCGAGGTCGCGGGAGGCGTGCGGCTGCGCGGGCTGCTTGGTGCCAACGGGTTCGAGGAACGGATACACGCGCAAGGCCAATTGATATCCGGGAGTCCCGTTGATCGGCGTCGGGCTCATGCTCTGGTAGATGCCGTTGAGCCACATGACCTCGATCTTCGTTCCGGTCTTGTGATGGCGCGGCACGCAGGGAAGGCAGTTGGTGTTCATGTAAATGGTTGAATTAGTGTTGCGGGTGATCGGCATGGTATCCCAGGTGGCGCCGCCGTCATTTGTGGTCCACTTTTCAAGCTCATGCGGATAGGCCGCAGTTGTCCAGCACGTGGCCTTGAGGTTGGTTTTATAATTTGTGTAGCTGGTGTCGGCCATGTTGAACGGCGTCGCCGA contains:
- a CDS encoding BNR-4 repeat-containing protein, which encodes MSLFKVVGLYAGALTLLAFVSPSHAQAIPKPGEQFAAMSNDAMWTWYGEPKAVYFEGTHRRTYMAWNKSTGDKQVGYYDHDTKETLSVIMPHMPYGGDDHDHPSIIMRPDGRLILFCTGHDGNEVTEYIMKNPEDLTSGWNGPYYPGGNGGYCYPNAVFLKNEGTQGRFYIFYRDNTQYAGETDNYCPAFCTSDDWGVTWSAKKRLYLYVGSAYKPYLKYATDGLSEIYISIEYQNREGDGKGRPDYFVKYSNGTFYADDNHVLATMATLPILNTQLDTVFYAYAYGAGFSGTACDIAIDANNNPVILYCSFLDTSVYEYWYVRWTGTSWYKRPLVNSGAYRGAQSGFFAGLTFDHDDARNIYLCRQLLKPSGTPFNLMDTSVANYKTIKASDWTTVDAVHELERWTTNDGGITWDSLAITRGSANKNMLPCVPRNHKPNMKVDCMWLNGVYTSMSPDGYNCAVRIFPYKDGESLPTTAVQPAARSTIAPHGMVCNGAGVTFYLTDPAKASCKVYSLNGKLMANLTPLVRAMNRGYATIPFAAMRAVSGAYIIDLDNGQTRTEGSVFVPK
- a CDS encoding BNR-4 repeat-containing protein translates to MKVRNKFLILASACAAVFIAYVNSPAQAIPKPGEQFGAISMDGMWTWYGEPKAVYYEGTHKRTYMSWNTSTGAKGVGWYDHETGDTFTTFTPKMPYNGSDHNHPAIIFRPDGRMLIFCTGHDGGEVTEYITKNPEDITSWDGPYYPGGNGGYCYCNAVFLKNEGTQGRFYIFYRDNTQYAGETDNYCPAFCTSDDWGVTWSAKKRLYLYVGSAYKPYLKYASDGLSTIHICIEYQNREGDGKSRPVYYMKYNNGTFYNADNSVITTIDKLPVINTQLDTIFYSYTYGAGFSNTCCDIAYDATNNPVILFCSFQSTTLYEYWYERWTGSSWFKRPLINSGAYRGAQSGFFAGLTFDHENPDNIYLCRQLLRPAGTAFNLMDTSVANYKTLSAAAWVTVDTVHELDRWTTGDGGVTWDSIAITRGSLNKNMLPCVPRNHKPNMKIDCMWLNGVYTAMDPSGYNCAVRVFPWKNGEALPTTAAEPVPTRPQRAEGALCSRTGLSFVLVRPERAACVLYSPGGRMIADLTPLVRGMTPGRARLSFNSLRAASGSCILMLDNGQERIEKSIFILR